The Streptomyces sp. NBC_00670 genome window below encodes:
- a CDS encoding mycoredoxin, translated as MSGTVTMYSTTWCGYCRRLKSQMNREGISYDEINIEQDPRSAAFVEKVNDGNQTVPTVLVVSPSGSETVMTNPSLAQVKQAMAA; from the coding sequence ATGTCGGGCACTGTGACGATGTACAGCACCACGTGGTGCGGCTACTGCCGCCGGCTGAAAAGCCAAATGAACCGTGAGGGCATCTCGTACGACGAGATCAACATCGAGCAGGACCCGCGGTCCGCGGCGTTCGTGGAGAAGGTGAACGACGGCAATCAGACGGTTCCGACCGTCCTGGTCGTCTCCCCCTCCGGCTCCGAGACCGTGATGACCAACCCGTCCCTGGCCCAGGTCAAGCAGGCCATGGCCGCCTGA